GCGAAGAGCGCCGTGGGCCGGGCGGAGGCGGGCCGGGCCAGCAGTTCCCGTACCGCCTCGTGGCCGCCCTCCTGGGTGTAGCTGGTGGAGAGCACGTCGATGGACTCCTCCAGGCCGTGCGCCCGCATGGCCTGCCGGTATCCGTCGGCACGGCGGGCGTTGGGCATCTCCGCGAGGCGTGTCGGGTCGGTCTCGTGGTGCTCGACGTGGGAGATCCGGCGGTGTCCGAGGCCGGCCAGGTGGCGGACCACCAGCGCGGCGCCCTCGATGTCGTCGTCGGCCACGGTGTCGTAGACGGGCGAGGAGCCGTGGCGGCCGACGACGACGGTGGGGACCGCGGCGGCGACATGCTCCAGATGGGCGCGGGAGGAGACCGGCGCGACCAGGACGAGCCCGTCCATGCCGCGGTCGATCATCGCCTCGGTGACCCGGGCCTCCGCCTTCTCCCCGTTGCAGCCGGGGCCGAGGAACACCTGGTAGTCGGTGTCCTCCAGCGAGTCGGTGATCCCGTCGAGGATCTCGGGGAAGAACGG
The sequence above is drawn from the Streptomyces griseiscabiei genome and encodes:
- a CDS encoding LacI family DNA-binding transcriptional regulator, whose translation is MEPTASRRRITIVDVARHARVSVTSVSKVLRNAYGASPEMQAKVRRAIDELGYRPHAGARALRGRTYTIGVMLPDIRNPFFPEILDGITDSLEDTDYQVFLGPGCNGEKAEARVTEAMIDRGMDGLVLVAPVSSRAHLEHVAAAVPTVVVGRHGSSPVYDTVADDDIEGAALVVRHLAGLGHRRISHVEHHETDPTRLAEMPNARRADGYRQAMRAHGLEESIDVLSTSYTQEGGHEAVRELLARPASARPTALFAGADIVAMGVLEAVAEAGLSVPGDLSVAGYDNTTFAAFGPISLTSVDQAGQEMGHNAVRLLLARIDDRDRPTARVTLTPSLVPRRSTARAPE